The genomic stretch GCGTCTTACCGGAGCCGGTCGGGGCGACCACCAGCGTGTGCTCGCCTTTGGCGATGGCTTGCCAGGCCCCGGTCTGGGCGTCGGTGGGGCTGTCGAAGGCACCCTCGAACCAGGCGGTGGTCGCCGGCGCGAACATGGTGTCCATGCCTCCAGTGTGCGCGTGGGGTATGACAGGGACGCCCGAGGAGCCCGGTCGCCGGGTCAGCGGCGCAGGCTGGCCCGCAGACGGTCGCGGGCCTCGGGCCAGTCCTCGTCGGTCATGGCGTATTGAGCGGTGTCGCGCCAGGTGCCGTCGGCTCTGATCCGGTGCTTGCGCAGCACCCCCTCCGGCCGGGCGCCCAGCCGTTGGATCGCCGCCCTCGACCGCTCGTTGAGCACGTCGGTGTGCCACACCACTCGGGCGGCGCCGAGCACCTCGAAGGCCTGGCTGAGCAGGAGCAGCTTCGACTCGGTGTTGTGGCCGGTGCGCCACCACCGCCTGCCCAGCCAGGTGTGACCGATGGCCAGCGCCCGCAGCTCGGGTCGCACCTCGTAGTAGCTGGTGGCGCCCAGCACCTCGCCGGTGCCGGCGTCGAGCTGGGCGAACGGAAACTGCTCCCCGCGGGCTCGGGCTGCCAGCGCGGCCAGGATCTCAGCGCGGGCGAGCTCGGCGGTCACGGGGATCGTCGCCCTGCCCAGCCAGCGGTAGACCTCCTCTGCGCCGCCGTCGGAGCGCACCGCCGCCGCGTACCCCTCGGCGTGCTCGAGCTGCAGCGGCGCCAGCGTGACCTTGGAGCCGAGCAGCACCTCCTGGGCGTACCAACGGTGCGGCTCGGGTGCGGGGGTGGCGGGAACCGGCATGGGGAGATCTTGCCCGAGAGCCGCGGCCGGCCGCGCGGGCATTACTCTTCCAGGCGTGCGACTGAGTGAGTTCTGGCAGCGGATGGAAGCCGGGTTCGGATCGGCCTATGCGCACTCGCTGGCCGCGGACTACCGGGTGACCGCCCTCGGCGCGACCGTCAACGACGCGATCGCGCGCGGGGACTCGCCGAAATCGGTGTGGCGCGCGCTCTGCCAGGAATTCGACGTTCCGCAGCGACTGCGCTGAGCCGCCGGGGCCGGTCAGCGGCGCATTGACACCGGCGTGTCGCCCTCAATCGAACACTTGTTCGCTAATCTGGTGGACGAGCGCGTGGTCCTCCACAGATGCGCTTGGCCGATGAAAGTGTCGGTGGTCAGATCTAACGTTGCTCTCGACGGAACAGCCAAATGAGAGAGGTACCCAAAGATGGCCGCAGCATTCGACCGCGACAAGGCACTTGAGGTCGCACTGGGTCAGATCGACAAGCAGTTCGGCAAGGGCTCGGTCATGCGGTTGGGCGAGCGGCCCTACGTGCCGATCGAGGTGATTCCGACCGGCTCGATCGCGCTGGACATCGCGCTCGGAATCGGCGGCCTGCCCCGCGGCCGGATTGTGGAGATCTACGGCCCAGAGAGCTCGGGCAAGACGACCGTGGCCCTGCACGCCGTCGCCAACGCCCAGGCTGCCGGTGGGGTGGCGGCGTTCATCGACGCCGAGCACGCGCTGGACCCTGAGTACGCCCGCGCTCTAGGCGTTGACACCGACGCGCTGCTGGTCAGCCAGCCCGACACCGGTGAGCAGGCGCTCGAAATCATGGACATGCTGATTCGCTCGGGAGCTTTGGACATCATCGTCGTGGACTCGGTCGCCGCCCTGGTGCCCCGCGCCGAGATCGAAGGCGAGATGGGTGACAGCCACGTGGGTCTGCAGGCCAGGCTGATGAGCCAGGCATTGCGCAAGATCACCGGCGCGCTGAGCAACTCCGGCACCACGGCGATCTTCATCAACCAGCTGCGCGAGAAGATCGGCGTCATGTTCGGCTCGCCCGAGACCACCACCGGTGGCAAGGCGCTGAAGTTCTACTCGTCGGTGCGCCTGGACGTGCGCCGCATCGAGACCCTCAAGGACGGTGGCGAAGCGGTAGGCAACCGGACCCGGGTCAAGGTGGTCAAGAACAAGGTCGCTCCGCCGTTCAAGCAGGCGGAGTTCGACATCGTCTACGGCCAGGGAATCAGCCGTGAGGGTTCGCTGATCGACGTCGGTGTCGATCAGGGAATCGTTCGCAAGTCCGGCGCCTGGTACACCTACGAAGGCGATCAGCTCGGCCAGGGCAAGGAGAACTCCCGCAACTTCTTGCGCGATAACCCCGACCTCGCAGAAGAGATCGAGAAGAAGATCAAGGAAAAGCTCGGAGTGGGCGCCCAGGTGACTGAAGAGGCGCCGTTGCCGGCCCCGGTGGACTTCTAACGCCAGTGGCTCGCTCGCGTCCGGCGGGCGGTGGCTCATTTCCGCCGCCCGCCGAGCCCACAGATCTCGATGACCGCCTCGCTGATCCGGACGCTGACCCTGAAAGCGTCGCTCGGACGATGTGCCTGCGTCTGCTGACGGTGCGTGCCCGAACCCGCGCTGAGCTGTACGAGGCGCTCACGGCTCGGGGCGTTCCCGAGCCGGCGTCGACGAAAGTCCTCGACCGGCTGGCCGAGGTCGGATTGGTCGACGATCGCGCATTCGCCGACGCCTATGTCCTGTCCCGGCGACGTGATCGTGGCCTGGCGGTGCGAGAGATCGGCCGCCAATTGCGAGACAAGGGCGTCGACGAACCGGTGATCGCAGCCGCGGTGAGCGGCATAGGCGCCGACGCTGAGGCAGAGGTCGCCCGGCATCTCGTGCTGACCAAGCTGCGCTCGATGACCCGGCTGACGTCTGAGGTCAAAACGCGTCGTTTAGTAGGAATGCTGGCTCGCAAGGGTTATCCGCCGTCCATGGCCTTTCAGATAGTCCGCGAAGCCGTCGGGGCGTCAGCTGATGACTCCGGTTCTGACCAGACCGCATGGCTGGCTTGACCCTGTGCCTCATCATTCATAACCTCACAAGATCAGGAGACTGGATGCGTTGCGTCCCACGCGTAACGCACTGACATACATCACGTCATGTTTGCCCGTTGACCACCGCCACGTCGAGGACCGAAGGAGCTTGCAAACGCCGCCGCTGCCTCTGCGGAAAGGCGCCTCCATTCTGTGTTCGTTCAGGCGTTCGTCGCACGGCTCCGCCTCCTGGCAGTGCTGTCGCGACGGGTCTTGACTGACGCGTCGCCTCCGCGAGAGGAGGACGTTCAGTGAGCCACTTGAGTGAGTTTGCGGCTATCGCCGCCATATTC from Jatrophihabitans sp. encodes the following:
- a CDS encoding regulatory protein RecX; protein product: MCLRLLTVRARTRAELYEALTARGVPEPASTKVLDRLAEVGLVDDRAFADAYVLSRRRDRGLAVREIGRQLRDKGVDEPVIAAAVSGIGADAEAEVARHLVLTKLRSMTRLTSEVKTRRLVGMLARKGYPPSMAFQIVREAVGASADDSGSDQTAWLA
- a CDS encoding GNAT family protein, with amino-acid sequence MPVPATPAPEPHRWYAQEVLLGSKVTLAPLQLEHAEGYAAAVRSDGGAEEVYRWLGRATIPVTAELARAEILAALAARARGEQFPFAQLDAGTGEVLGATSYYEVRPELRALAIGHTWLGRRWWRTGHNTESKLLLLSQAFEVLGAARVVWHTDVLNERSRAAIQRLGARPEGVLRKHRIRADGTWRDTAQYAMTDEDWPEARDRLRASLRR
- a CDS encoding DUF3046 domain-containing protein — its product is MRLSEFWQRMEAGFGSAYAHSLAADYRVTALGATVNDAIARGDSPKSVWRALCQEFDVPQRLR
- the recA gene encoding recombinase RecA encodes the protein MAAAFDRDKALEVALGQIDKQFGKGSVMRLGERPYVPIEVIPTGSIALDIALGIGGLPRGRIVEIYGPESSGKTTVALHAVANAQAAGGVAAFIDAEHALDPEYARALGVDTDALLVSQPDTGEQALEIMDMLIRSGALDIIVVDSVAALVPRAEIEGEMGDSHVGLQARLMSQALRKITGALSNSGTTAIFINQLREKIGVMFGSPETTTGGKALKFYSSVRLDVRRIETLKDGGEAVGNRTRVKVVKNKVAPPFKQAEFDIVYGQGISREGSLIDVGVDQGIVRKSGAWYTYEGDQLGQGKENSRNFLRDNPDLAEEIEKKIKEKLGVGAQVTEEAPLPAPVDF